A DNA window from Streptococcus parapneumoniae contains the following coding sequences:
- the gmk gene encoding guanylate kinase, with translation MADRGLLIVFSGPSGVGKGTVRREIFESSENQFQYSVSMTTRAQRPGEVDGVDYFFRTREEFEELIRQGQMLEYAEYVGNYYGTPLTYVNETLDKGIDVFLEIEVQGALQVKKKVPDAVFIFLTPPDLDELQDRLVGRGTDSAEVIAQRIEKAKEEIALMREYDYAIVNDQVPLAAERVKRVIEAEHFRVDRVIGHYQEMLPKSPTTR, from the coding sequence ATGGCAGACCGAGGCTTACTAATCGTTTTTTCTGGTCCTTCAGGGGTTGGAAAAGGAACGGTTAGAAGAGAGATTTTTGAGAGTTCTGAAAACCAATTTCAATACTCTGTATCGATGACGACACGCGCACAACGTCCTGGAGAAGTGGACGGTGTTGACTATTTCTTCCGTACTCGTGAAGAGTTTGAAGAGCTGATTCGTCAAGGACAGATGTTGGAATATGCAGAATATGTCGGCAATTATTATGGAACTCCTCTGACCTATGTCAATGAAACCTTGGACAAGGGAATCGATGTTTTCCTTGAAATTGAAGTTCAGGGCGCTCTTCAGGTCAAGAAAAAGGTTCCAGATGCTGTCTTTATATTCCTGACACCACCAGATTTGGATGAATTGCAAGATCGTTTGGTAGGACGTGGAACAGACAGCGCAGAAGTGATTGCCCAACGAATCGAAAAAGCCAAGGAAGAAATTGCTCTCATGCGTGAGTATGATTATGCGATTGTCAACGATCAGGTGCCCCTAGCTGCTGAGCGTGTCAAACGTGTGATCGAAGCAGAGCACTTCCGTGTGGATCGTGTCATTGGTCACTATCAGGAGATGTTACCAAAATCTCCAACTACCCGATAA
- the rpoZ gene encoding DNA-directed RNA polymerase subunit omega: MMLKPSIDTLLDKVPSKYSLVILEAKRAHELEAGAPATQGFKSEKSTLRALEEIESGNVTIHPDPEGKREAVRRRIEEEKRRKEEEEKKIKEQIAKEKEDGEKI, from the coding sequence ATGATGTTAAAACCCTCTATTGATACCTTGCTCGACAAGGTTCCTTCAAAATATTCACTCGTAATCTTGGAAGCAAAACGTGCCCACGAATTGGAAGCAGGTGCGCCAGCAACTCAAGGTTTCAAGTCTGAAAAATCAACTCTTCGCGCTTTAGAAGAAATCGAATCAGGAAATGTAACAATTCACCCAGATCCAGAAGGAAAACGTGAAGCAGTGCGTCGTCGTATCGAAGAAGAAAAACGTCGCAAAGAAGAAGAAGAAAAGAAAATCAAAGAGCAAATCGCTAAAGAAAAAGAAGATGGTGAAAAAATTTAA
- a CDS encoding primosomal protein N': protein MAIAKIIVDVPLMQTDQPYSYRIPEEFEGMLEVGMRVHVPFGKGNRLIQGIVLGLESQSDEEEMEQDLKDIAEVLDFSPVLTQEQLWLAEELRKSVFSYKISILKAMLPGFLNSSYDKILYPKAELSQEDRVRLFGLEDSLAFSSLDLSKQAEMMRLTRKGLLGLEYQAIDQKKVKTQSWYEVDLAQLESVEISARAKKKLELRDYLLSHTESASLASLLEFYSREQVNFFVEQGAVSIVQKEVQRSAAYFEGIEASQPLELNPEQRQARDAVVSAIGSHQPPFLLQGITGSGKTEVYLQIIQGALDKGKTAILLVPEISLTPQMTERFIARFGEKVAILHSGLSNGEKYDEWRKVERGDAQVVVGARSAIFAPLKNLGVMIIDEEHEATYKQDSNPRYHAREVAILRAQYNQAALVLGSATPSLESRARAGKGVYQHLRLTQRANPLARIPEVQVIDFRDYIGQNETSNFTPPLLEAIQDRLAKKEQVVLMLNRRGYSSFVMCRECGTVDTCPNCDISLTLHMDTKNMNCHYCGFSKDIPQVCPNCKSRSIRYYGTGTQKAYDELAELFPQARILRMDVDTTRKKGSHQAMLDQFGQGEADILLGTQMIAKGLDFPNVTLVGVLNADTALNLPDFRSSERTFQLLTQVAGRAGRAEKAGQVLIQSYNPQHYAIRFAKDQDYEGFYAYEMGIRRQLGYPPYYFTIGITLSHKKEEEVVKRAYEVMNILRSGLSETSNILGPTPKPIARTHNLYHYQILIKYRLEDELGPTLNQVLALTQERENSELRLSIDHEPQQFL, encoded by the coding sequence ATGGCCATAGCTAAGATAATCGTAGATGTGCCCTTGATGCAGACGGACCAGCCCTATAGTTATAGGATTCCGGAGGAATTTGAGGGAATGCTGGAAGTTGGGATGCGGGTTCATGTACCTTTTGGTAAGGGAAATCGTCTGATTCAAGGGATTGTTCTTGGTTTGGAGTCTCAATCAGATGAGGAAGAGATGGAGCAAGATTTAAAAGATATTGCTGAGGTGCTGGATTTTTCTCCTGTTCTCACGCAAGAACAACTCTGGTTGGCTGAAGAGCTCCGCAAGTCCGTCTTTTCTTATAAAATCTCTATCCTCAAGGCTATGTTACCAGGGTTTCTGAACTCCAGCTATGATAAAATTCTCTATCCTAAGGCAGAACTGAGTCAGGAAGACCGAGTGCGCCTGTTTGGTTTAGAAGATTCGCTTGCCTTTTCTTCTCTGGATTTAAGTAAGCAAGCTGAAATGATGCGTTTGACTAGAAAAGGCTTGCTTGGTCTAGAATATCAGGCAATCGATCAAAAGAAGGTCAAGACCCAGTCTTGGTATGAGGTTGACCTTGCTCAATTAGAAAGTGTAGAGATTTCTGCTCGTGCTAAGAAAAAGTTGGAACTGAGAGACTATCTGCTGTCTCATACTGAGAGTGCTTCCTTGGCTAGTTTGCTAGAGTTCTATTCGCGGGAGCAAGTCAACTTTTTTGTGGAACAAGGTGCTGTGTCCATAGTCCAAAAGGAAGTGCAACGCTCGGCTGCTTATTTTGAAGGCATTGAGGCAAGTCAGCCTTTGGAGTTGAATCCAGAGCAAAGACAGGCGCGTGATGCGGTTGTGAGTGCTATTGGCAGTCATCAGCCTCCCTTCCTCCTTCAAGGGATTACAGGAAGTGGGAAAACGGAGGTTTATTTGCAGATTATTCAAGGAGCCTTGGACAAGGGCAAGACAGCCATTTTGCTGGTGCCTGAGATTTCCTTGACTCCTCAGATGACGGAGCGTTTTATTGCACGTTTTGGTGAGAAAGTGGCCATACTTCACTCAGGCTTGTCTAATGGTGAAAAGTATGATGAATGGCGCAAGGTGGAACGCGGTGATGCCCAAGTTGTGGTTGGTGCCAGATCTGCTATCTTTGCTCCGCTGAAAAATCTGGGTGTCATGATTATCGATGAAGAGCATGAAGCGACTTATAAGCAGGACAGTAATCCCCGTTATCATGCTAGAGAGGTAGCTATTTTACGGGCTCAGTATAATCAAGCAGCTTTGGTGCTTGGTTCAGCAACTCCTAGTCTGGAAAGCCGTGCTCGGGCTGGCAAAGGCGTCTATCAACATTTACGTCTAACCCAACGGGCCAATCCTTTGGCTAGGATCCCTGAGGTTCAAGTAATTGACTTTCGAGACTATATCGGACAAAACGAGACATCAAACTTTACACCTCCTTTGCTAGAAGCCATTCAAGACCGTCTGGCTAAAAAAGAGCAGGTGGTTCTCATGCTCAATCGCCGTGGCTATTCTAGCTTTGTCATGTGTCGGGAGTGTGGGACGGTGGATACTTGTCCTAACTGTGACATTTCCCTGACCTTGCACATGGATACCAAGAACATGAACTGCCATTATTGTGGTTTTTCGAAAGACATTCCTCAGGTCTGCCCTAACTGTAAGAGTCGCAGTATTCGTTACTACGGTACGGGAACTCAGAAGGCTTATGACGAGCTAGCAGAACTCTTTCCCCAGGCCCGTATTTTGCGCATGGATGTGGATACGACTCGCAAGAAAGGGAGTCATCAAGCTATGCTTGACCAGTTTGGACAAGGGGAAGCGGATATTTTACTAGGTACTCAGATGATTGCCAAGGGTTTGGATTTTCCAAATGTGACCCTAGTAGGAGTTCTTAATGCAGATACAGCCTTGAATTTGCCTGATTTCCGTTCTTCTGAGAGAACCTTCCAGCTTTTGACTCAGGTGGCAGGTCGGGCAGGACGTGCTGAAAAAGCTGGTCAGGTATTGATTCAGTCTTACAATCCTCAGCACTACGCTATTCGATTTGCCAAGGATCAGGATTACGAAGGTTTTTATGCCTATGAAATGGGTATTAGACGACAACTCGGTTATCCGCCTTACTATTTCACCATTGGCATTACCCTTTCTCATAAGAAAGAAGAAGAGGTGGTCAAACGTGCCTATGAAGTGATGAACATTTTGCGGTCAGGTTTATCTGAAACCAGTAACATCCTTGGGCCGACGCCGAAACCCATTGCCCGTACCCACAACCTCTATCATTACCAGATTTTAATTAAATACCGTTTAGAAGATGAGCTGGGGCCGACTCTAAATCAGGTTCTGGCCTTGACTCAAGAACGGGAAAATAGTGAGCTCCGTCTCAGCATTGACCATGAGCCACAGCAATTTTTATAA
- the fmt gene encoding methionyl-tRNA formyltransferase yields the protein MTKLIFMGTPDFSATVLKGLLTDDRYEILAVVTQPDRAVGRKKVIQETPVKQAAKEAGLPIYQPEKLSGSPEMEEIMKLGADGIVTAAFGQFLPSKLLDSMDFAVNVHASLLPKHRGGAPIHYALIQGDEEAGVTIMEMVKEMDAGDMISRRSIPITDEDNVGTLFEKLALVGRDLLLNTLPAYIAGDIKPEPQDPSQVTFSPNIKPEEEKLDWNKTNRQLFNQIRGMTPWPVAHTFLKGDRFKIYEALAVEGQGNPGEILSIGKKELIVATAEGALSLKQVQPAGKPKMDIASFLNGVGRTLTVGERFGD from the coding sequence ATGACAAAATTAATCTTTATGGGGACACCCGACTTTTCAGCAACAGTCTTAAAAGGACTTTTGACAGATGACCGTTACGAAATTCTAGCCGTTGTGACCCAGCCAGACCGTGCTGTCGGACGTAAAAAAGTGATCCAAGAAACACCAGTCAAGCAGGCTGCAAAGGAAGCAGGTCTTCCTATCTACCAACCCGAAAAATTATCTGGAAGTCCAGAGATGGAAGAGATTATGAAACTAGGAGCAGATGGAATTGTGACTGCTGCTTTTGGGCAGTTTCTCCCAAGTAAGCTCCTTGATAGTATGGACTTTGCGGTCAACGTTCACGCTTCTCTTCTTCCTAAACACCGTGGTGGTGCGCCTATCCATTATGCCTTGATTCAAGGGGATGAGGAAGCTGGTGTGACCATTATGGAAATGGTTAAGGAAATGGATGCAGGGGATATGATTTCTCGTCGTAGTATTCCAATCACGGATGAGGACAATGTTGGCACCTTGTTTGAGAAATTAGCTCTCGTTGGTCGTGATTTGCTTTTGAACACTTTGCCTGCCTACATTGCTGGTGACATCAAACCTGAACCACAGGATCCAAGTCAGGTTACCTTCTCGCCAAATATCAAGCCAGAGGAAGAAAAACTGGACTGGAACAAAACCAATCGTCAACTCTTTAACCAAATCCGTGGGATGACCCCCTGGCCTGTTGCCCATACTTTCCTTAAGGGCGATCGCTTTAAGATTTATGAAGCTCTAGCTGTAGAAGGTCAGGGAAATCCAGGTGAGATTCTCTCTATCGGCAAGAAAGAATTGATTGTCGCAACAGCAGAAGGGGCTCTATCCCTCAAACAAGTGCAGCCAGCTGGTAAGCCTAAGATGGACATCGCTTCCTTCCTCAACGGAGTTGGACGTACATTGACTGTAGGAGAACGATTTGGTGACTAA
- the rsmB gene encoding 16S rRNA (cytosine(967)-C(5))-methyltransferase RsmB codes for MTKVETARSLALAVLEDVFINQAYSNIALNKHLKGSRLSAADKGLVTELVYGTVARKLTLEWYLSHFIEDRDQLDSWLYVLLLMSAYQLRYLDKIPDHAVVNEAVELAKVRKKGSGKLVNAVLRRILREGWPDITSIKRKNKRDSIAYSLPVWLVSKLKEEYGEERAQAIFESLLVRNKASIRVTDPSRKEEIQVLLEANNSLLATTGLVKEQGNFAGHDLFADGAITIQDESSQLVAPTLDLQGNEQVLDACAAPGGKTAHIASYLTTGQVTALDLYDHKLDLIQENAQRLGVADRVQRQKLDARKVHEFFGQDSFDKILVDAPCSGIGLLRRKPDIKYNKETADFASLQEIQLEILGSVCQTLGKGGIITYSTCTIVSEENFQVVEAFLESHPEFEQVRLEHECKDIMKDGCILITPELYGSDGFFISQFRKISD; via the coding sequence GTGACTAAAGTAGAAACGGCTAGAAGTCTAGCTCTGGCAGTGCTAGAGGATGTCTTTATCAATCAAGCATACTCAAACATCGCCTTAAATAAACACCTCAAGGGGAGCCGGCTCTCTGCAGCAGACAAGGGTTTGGTGACCGAGCTGGTCTATGGAACGGTAGCCCGTAAACTGACTCTGGAATGGTACCTATCCCACTTTATCGAGGACAGAGACCAGTTAGACAGCTGGCTTTATGTCCTACTTCTCATGAGTGCCTACCAGCTCCGCTATTTGGACAAAATTCCAGACCATGCTGTGGTCAATGAAGCAGTAGAATTGGCCAAAGTCCGTAAAAAAGGCAGTGGAAAATTGGTCAACGCCGTCCTTCGTCGTATTCTACGTGAAGGCTGGCCAGATATCACCAGCATCAAACGAAAAAACAAGCGTGACTCCATTGCCTATTCTCTTCCGGTTTGGTTGGTGTCTAAACTTAAGGAAGAATACGGAGAGGAGCGAGCACAGGCTATTTTTGAAAGTCTCTTGGTGCGAAACAAGGCCAGTATTCGTGTAACAGACCCAAGTCGAAAAGAGGAAATTCAAGTCTTGTTGGAGGCGAATAATTCCCTTTTAGCAACCACTGGTCTGGTTAAGGAGCAAGGGAATTTTGCAGGGCATGATTTGTTTGCAGATGGAGCCATTACCATCCAAGACGAGTCTAGTCAATTGGTTGCGCCAACTCTTGATTTACAAGGCAATGAGCAGGTTCTAGATGCCTGTGCGGCTCCAGGTGGGAAAACAGCCCATATAGCCTCTTATCTCACGACAGGTCAGGTTACTGCTCTGGACCTTTACGATCACAAGTTGGACTTAATCCAAGAAAATGCTCAACGTCTGGGAGTTGCAGATCGGGTTCAAAGGCAAAAATTGGATGCCAGAAAGGTACATGAGTTTTTTGGTCAGGATTCATTTGATAAGATTTTGGTGGATGCTCCCTGTTCAGGAATCGGTCTTTTGCGCCGAAAACCAGATATCAAATACAATAAAGAAACGGCAGATTTCGCGTCCTTACAGGAAATTCAGCTAGAAATATTAGGTAGTGTTTGTCAAACACTAGGCAAAGGTGGTATAATAACTTATAGTACCTGTACTATTGTCTCAGAGGAGAATTTTCAAGTCGTTGAGGCGTTTTTAGAAAGTCATCCTGAGTTCGAGCAGGTAAGACTAGAACATGAATGTAAGGATATCATGAAAGACGGCTGTATCCTCATTACACCTGAATTGTATGGAAGTGATGGATTCTTCATCAGTCAATTTCGCAAGATATCGGATTAG
- a CDS encoding Stp1/IreP family PP2C-type Ser/Thr phosphatase, which yields MEISLLTDVGQKRTNNQDYVNHYVNRAGRTMIILADGMGGHRAGNIASEMAVTDLGIAWVDTQIDTVNEVREWFAHYLEIENQKIHQLGQDEAYRGMGTTLEVLAIIGNQAIYAHIGDSRIGLIRGEEYHQLTSDHSLVNELLKAGQLTPEEAEAHPQKNIITQSIGQKDEIQPDFGTVILESGDYLLLNSDGLTNMISGSEIRDIVTSDIPLADKTETLVRFANNAGGLDNITVALVSMNEEDAE from the coding sequence ATGGAAATTTCATTATTAACAGATGTTGGTCAGAAACGGACAAATAACCAAGACTATGTCAACCACTATGTCAATAGAGCTGGGCGTACCATGATTATTTTAGCTGATGGGATGGGAGGTCATCGCGCAGGGAATATCGCTAGTGAAATGGCGGTAACAGACCTAGGTATAGCTTGGGTCGATACCCAAATCGATACAGTCAATGAAGTGCGTGAATGGTTCGCCCATTACCTAGAAATTGAAAATCAAAAGATTCACCAGCTTGGTCAGGATGAAGCTTACAGAGGCATGGGAACTACTTTGGAAGTCCTTGCTATTATTGGCAATCAAGCTATCTATGCTCATATCGGTGATTCGCGTATCGGCTTGATTCGTGGAGAAGAATACCATCAGTTGACGAGCGACCATTCTTTGGTCAACGAATTACTCAAGGCTGGTCAATTGACACCAGAAGAGGCAGAAGCTCATCCTCAAAAAAATATTATCACCCAGTCTATCGGGCAAAAAGATGAAATTCAGCCTGATTTTGGGACAGTTATCCTTGAGTCAGGTGACTATCTCTTGCTCAATAGTGACGGCTTGACCAACATGATTTCAGGCAGTGAGATTCGTGATATTGTAACCAGTGATATTCCTTTAGCAGATAAAACGGAGACACTTGTTCGTTTTGCTAACAATGCAGGAGGTTTAGACAACATTACGGTTGCCCTTGTTTCTATGAACGAGGAGGACGCAGAATGA
- the pknB gene encoding Stk1 family PASTA domain-containing Ser/Thr kinase has translation MIQIGKIFAGRYRIVKQIGRGGMADVYLAKDLILDGEEVAVKVLRTNYQTDPIAVARFQREARAMADLDHPHIVRITDIGEEDGQQYLAMEYVAGLDLKRYIKEHYPLSNEEAVRIMGQILLAMRLAHTRGIVHRDLKPQNILLTPDGTVKVTDFGIAVAFAETSLTQTNSMLGSVHYLSPEQARGSKATVQSDIYAMGIIFYEMLTGHIPYDGDSAVTIALQHFQKPLPSVIAENPSVPQALENVVIKATAKKLTDRYKSVAEMYVDLSSSLSYNRRNEPKLVFDDATKADTKTLPKVSQSTLTSIPKVQAQTEHKPIKKTSQAVTEETYQPQAPKKRRFKMRYLIFLASIVLVAASLIWILSRTPATISIPDVAGQTVAEAKETLKKANFEIGEEKSEASEKVEEGRIIRTDPGAGTGRKEGTKINLVVSSGKQSFQISNYVGRKSTDVIAELKQKKVPENLIKIEEEESSESEAGTVLRQSPAAGTTYDLSKASTITLTVAKKVTSVAMPSYIGSSLEFTKNNLVQIVGIKEANIEVVEVSTAPAGTAEGTVVEQSPKAGEKVDLTKTRVKISIYKPKTPPSTSSSAPAQRGNQGSTTTPSQGNQQGNQRENAPGPTQSSSEGNHENSRD, from the coding sequence ATGATCCAAATCGGCAAGATTTTTGCCGGACGCTATCGGATTGTCAAACAGATTGGTCGAGGAGGCATGGCGGATGTCTACCTAGCCAAAGACTTAATCTTAGATGGGGAAGAAGTGGCAGTGAAGGTTCTGAGAACCAACTACCAGACGGACCCGATAGCTGTAGCTCGTTTTCAGCGTGAAGCGAGAGCTATGGCAGATTTAGACCATCCTCATATCGTTCGGATAACAGATATTGGCGAGGAAGACGGTCAACAGTATCTTGCAATGGAGTATGTTGCTGGACTAGACCTCAAACGCTATATCAAGGAACATTATCCTCTTTCTAATGAAGAAGCCGTCCGTATCATGGGACAAATCCTCCTAGCCATGCGTTTGGCCCATACCAGAGGAATTGTTCACCGGGACTTGAAACCTCAAAACATTCTTTTGACACCAGATGGGACTGTCAAGGTTACAGACTTTGGGATTGCAGTAGCCTTTGCTGAGACGAGTCTGACTCAGACTAACTCGATGCTGGGTTCAGTTCATTACTTGTCACCAGAGCAGGCGCGTGGTTCGAAGGCGACTGTACAAAGTGATATCTATGCAATGGGGATTATTTTCTATGAGATGCTGACAGGTCATATCCCTTATGATGGGGATAGTGCAGTGACTATCGCCCTCCAGCATTTCCAAAAGCCCCTGCCGTCCGTTATTGCTGAGAATCCATCTGTGCCTCAGGCTTTGGAGAATGTTGTTATCAAGGCAACTGCTAAGAAATTGACAGATCGCTATAAATCAGTTGCTGAAATGTATGTGGATTTGTCTAGTAGTTTGTCTTATAATCGTCGCAATGAACCAAAGCTGGTCTTTGATGATGCGACTAAGGCGGACACCAAGACTCTACCAAAAGTATCCCAGAGCACCTTGACTTCGATTCCTAAGGTTCAAGCGCAGACAGAACACAAACCAATCAAAAAAACAAGTCAGGCTGTGACAGAGGAAACTTACCAACCACAAGCACCGAAAAAACGTAGATTTAAGATGCGTTACCTGATTTTTTTGGCCAGCATTGTATTGGTGGCAGCTTCTCTTATTTGGATACTATCCAGAACTCCTGCAACCATTTCTATTCCAGATGTGGCAGGTCAGACAGTTGCGGAAGCCAAGGAAACGCTCAAAAAAGCCAATTTTGAGATTGGCGAGGAGAAGTCAGAGGCTAGTGAAAAGGTGGAAGAAGGGCGGATTATCCGTACAGATCCTGGTGCTGGAACTGGTCGAAAAGAAGGAACGAAAATCAATTTGGTTGTCTCATCAGGCAAACAATCCTTCCAAATTAGTAATTATGTCGGCCGGAAATCGACAGATGTTATAGCAGAACTCAAGCAGAAGAAGGTTCCTGAAAATCTCATCAAAATTGAGGAAGAAGAATCAAGTGAGAGCGAAGCAGGAACTGTTCTCAGACAGAGTCCAGCTGCTGGAACAACCTATGATTTGAGCAAGGCCTCAACGATTACCTTAACCGTTGCTAAGAAAGTAACCAGCGTTGCTATGCCAAGTTATATAGGATCTAGTCTCGAATTTACTAAAAATAATCTCGTTCAAATTGTCGGTATTAAAGAAGCCAATATTGAAGTTGTAGAAGTGTCGACAGCTCCCGCTGGAACTGCTGAAGGTACAGTCGTTGAACAGAGTCCAAAAGCAGGTGAAAAGGTTGATTTGACTAAGACGCGTGTCAAGATTTCAATCTACAAACCAAAAACACCGCCGTCAACGTCATCATCAGCACCAGCCCAACGTGGAAACCAAGGTTCTACTACAACACCAAGTCAGGGGAACCAACAAGGAAATCAACGAGAGAATGCACCTGGTCCTACTCAATCAAGTAGTGAAGGCAACCACGAAAATTCTCGTGATTAA
- a CDS encoding threonine/serine exporter family protein translates to MEESRELNAVIDVIMLAGTILLKSGSEIHRVEDTMIRIAHSQGIVDCNVLAMPAAIFFSIENTNISRMKRVTSSSYNIEKVCDVNQISRQLVGGRIDLETAFKQLTALQAQPLPYTKLQVTLAATLSAPFFSVMFSGNIYDALGAGVATLFGFAFSLYVEKFIRIPFVTAFAGAFVFGMIAQFWARYTGFPSTADLIIAGAVMPFVPGIALTNAVRDIMTNHINSGMSKMFESLLITLALGAGTSVALVLMN, encoded by the coding sequence ATGGAAGAATCAAGAGAATTAAATGCCGTCATCGATGTGATTATGTTAGCTGGAACCATTCTTCTCAAAAGTGGCTCAGAGATTCATCGTGTAGAAGATACCATGATCCGTATTGCGCATTCGCAGGGGATTGTGGATTGCAATGTTCTTGCCATGCCTGCTGCTATCTTTTTCTCCATTGAAAACACCAATATTTCGCGCATGAAGCGCGTGACCTCCTCTTCTTATAACATCGAAAAAGTCTGCGATGTCAACCAGATTTCTCGTCAACTGGTTGGGGGGCGGATTGATTTAGAGACAGCCTTCAAGCAATTGACGGCTTTGCAAGCCCAACCCCTTCCCTATACTAAGTTGCAGGTAACTCTGGCTGCGACCTTAAGTGCTCCTTTCTTTTCGGTTATGTTTAGTGGAAATATCTACGACGCACTTGGGGCAGGAGTGGCGACCTTATTTGGTTTTGCCTTTTCCCTTTATGTGGAGAAGTTTATCCGAATTCCTTTTGTAACAGCCTTTGCTGGGGCCTTCGTCTTTGGAATGATTGCCCAGTTTTGGGCTCGCTACACAGGTTTTCCTTCAACAGCAGATTTGATTATAGCTGGTGCAGTCATGCCTTTTGTACCAGGTATTGCCTTGACCAATGCGGTCCGTGATATTATGACCAACCACATAAACTCTGGTATGAGCAAGATGTTTGAATCCCTGCTCATTACCCTTGCTTTAGGGGCAGGAACTTCTGTCGCCTTGGTATTGATGAACTAA
- a CDS encoding threonine/serine exporter family protein: MTLTTFLLQAVASLLAIITFLIVLNVQRSMLLPGGILGMAVWLIYLLLKEPTNVIVATFIAAIIGSCVSQILSILYKTPAVVFILAILAPLVPGYLSYRTTAFFVTGDYNKALASATLVVMLALVISIGMASGTVILRLYHYIKTHRVS; encoded by the coding sequence ATGACACTAACAACCTTTTTATTACAAGCAGTAGCAAGTCTTCTTGCCATTATCACTTTTTTAATCGTACTCAATGTGCAACGCTCTATGCTCTTACCTGGAGGGATTTTGGGCATGGCTGTCTGGCTAATTTATCTCTTGCTCAAGGAACCGACCAATGTTATTGTGGCTACTTTTATTGCAGCTATTATTGGTTCTTGTGTCAGCCAGATTTTAAGTATTCTTTATAAGACACCTGCTGTGGTCTTTATCTTGGCCATCTTGGCACCTCTGGTTCCGGGTTATCTTTCTTATCGGACAACTGCCTTTTTTGTGACAGGGGACTATAATAAAGCGCTGGCAAGTGCGACCTTGGTTGTCATGCTGGCTCTGGTCATTTCCATTGGAATGGCTAGCGGAACAGTGATTCTCAGACTGTATCATTATATAAAAACACATCGAGTATCGTAG
- a CDS encoding hydroxymethylglutaryl-CoA synthase — protein sequence MTIGIDKIGFATSQYVLKLQDLAEARGIDPEKLSKGLLLEELSIAPLTEDIVTLAASASDSILTEQERQEIDMVIVATESGIDQSKAAAVFVHGLLGIQPFARSFEIKEACYGATAALHYAKLHVENSPESKVLVIASDIAKYGIETPGEPTQGAGSVAMLITQNPRMMAFNNDNVAQTRDIMDFWRPNYSTTPYVNGVYSTQQYLDSLKTTWLEYQKRYQLTLDDFAAVCFHLPYPKLALKGLKKIMDKSLPQEKKDLLQKHFDQSILYSQKVGNIYTGSLFLGLLSLLENTDSLKAGDKIALYSYGSGAVAEFFSGELVEGYEAYLDKDRLNKLNQRTALSVADYEKVFFEEVDLDETNSAQFAGYENQDFALVEIVDHQRRYSKVEK from the coding sequence ATGACAATCGGTATTGATAAGATTGGTTTTGCGACCAGTCAATATGTCTTGAAGTTACAAGACTTAGCAGAAGCGAGGGGAATTGACCCTGAAAAATTAAGCAAAGGACTCTTACTCGAGGAATTGAGTATTGCGCCCTTAACTGAGGACATCGTGACCTTGGCGGCGAGTGCAAGTGACTCTATTTTAACTGAGCAAGAGAGACAAGAAATTGACATGGTCATTGTGGCTACCGAGTCAGGAATTGACCAGAGTAAGGCTGCAGCCGTCTTTGTGCATGGCTTGCTGGGTATTCAGCCCTTTGCTCGTAGTTTCGAGATTAAAGAAGCCTGCTATGGAGCGACAGCTGCCCTACATTATGCCAAATTGCATGTGGAAAATTCTCCAGAGTCCAAGGTCTTGGTCATTGCCAGTGATATTGCCAAATACGGTATTGAAACTCCAGGAGAACCAACTCAGGGTGCTGGAAGTGTGGCTATGTTAATTACACAAAATCCACGCATGATGGCCTTTAATAATGACAATGTAGCTCAAACCCGTGACATCATGGATTTTTGGCGTCCAAATTACTCGACAACTCCTTATGTAAATGGTGTCTATTCTACCCAACAATACTTGGATAGTTTGAAAACGACTTGGCTTGAATACCAAAAACGCTACCAGCTTACTTTGGATGATTTCGCGGCGGTTTGCTTCCACTTGCCTTACCCTAAATTAGCACTCAAAGGCTTGAAAAAAATCATGGATAAGAGCCTGCCTCAAGAGAAAAAGGACCTCTTGCAAAAGCACTTTGATCAGTCTATTCTCTACAGTCAAAAGGTGGGGAATATCTATACAGGTTCTCTCTTCCTTGGGCTTCTATCTCTCTTGGAAAATACAGATAGCTTGAAGGCTGGGGATAAAATTGCCCTTTATAGTTACGGAAGTGGGGCCGTAGCTGAGTTCTTTAGTGGTGAATTGGTTGAAGGATACGAAGCTTATCTGGATAAAGACCGTTTGAATAAGCTCAACCAACGAACTGCCCTGTCTGTTGCAGACTATGAAAAAGTCTTCTTTGAGGAAGTAGACTTGGATGAAACAAATTCTGCCCAGTTTGCTGGCTATGAAAATCAAGATTTTGCCTTGGTTGAAATTGTTGACCACCAACGCCGTTATAGCAAGGTTGAAAAATAA